In one window of Aquamicrobium sp. DNA:
- the kynU gene encoding kynureninase — MSATVEAAIAARKADTPERARARALDQRDKLAGLRARFDLPAGEIYLDGNSLGAMPVSVPAAINGALTEGWAKDLIRSWNGRDWHNLPVTVGDRLSPLMGAARGEVLAADSTSVNLYKAFCAAMRMRTGRGKIVSERNNFPTDVHILQGAIANVFPEAKLALAEDSDESVLALIDADTAVVCLSHVNYRSGRLRDMAAVTKAAHAAGALVIWDLCHSLGALPVDLNACEADFAVGCTYKYMNGGPGAPAFLFVAGRHLDGARNPLNGWQGHTAPFGFEIDYRPAKTMEKFRVGTPPVLSYLPLLESLAVFEETDMARLREKSLALTDFFIEMVEARLAGHGLSLVTPRDHALRGSQVALTHENGWPIMQALIACGVVGDFRAPDILRFGFTPLYVGFEDVWGAIATLEAIMTGSLWREPRFAERKLVT, encoded by the coding sequence GTGAGCGCGACCGTCGAAGCGGCCATTGCCGCCCGCAAGGCGGATACGCCGGAACGCGCGCGGGCGCGCGCGCTCGACCAGCGGGACAAGCTCGCCGGCTTGCGCGCCCGCTTCGATCTGCCGGCCGGCGAAATCTATCTCGACGGCAACTCGCTCGGCGCGATGCCGGTCTCGGTGCCGGCGGCGATTAACGGCGCGCTGACAGAGGGTTGGGCGAAGGACCTGATTCGAAGCTGGAACGGCCGCGACTGGCACAATCTGCCGGTGACGGTCGGCGACCGGCTCTCCCCTCTGATGGGCGCTGCCAGGGGCGAGGTGCTGGCGGCGGATTCGACCTCGGTCAACCTCTACAAGGCGTTCTGCGCCGCGATGCGCATGCGGACGGGGCGCGGAAAGATCGTCTCCGAGCGCAACAACTTCCCGACCGACGTCCACATCCTGCAAGGCGCCATCGCCAACGTGTTCCCTGAGGCGAAGCTCGCGCTGGCCGAGGACAGCGACGAATCCGTGCTGGCGCTGATCGACGCCGACACGGCGGTCGTGTGCCTCAGCCACGTCAACTACCGCTCCGGCCGGCTGCGCGACATGGCGGCGGTGACGAAGGCGGCGCACGCGGCCGGCGCGCTGGTCATCTGGGATTTGTGCCACTCGCTCGGCGCGCTGCCGGTCGATCTCAACGCCTGCGAAGCGGATTTCGCGGTCGGCTGCACCTACAAATACATGAATGGCGGCCCCGGCGCGCCGGCCTTCCTGTTCGTCGCCGGCCGCCATCTCGACGGCGCGCGGAACCCGCTGAACGGCTGGCAGGGTCACACCGCGCCCTTCGGCTTCGAGATCGACTACCGCCCGGCAAAGACGATGGAAAAATTCCGCGTCGGCACGCCGCCGGTCCTGTCCTACCTGCCGCTTCTGGAAAGCCTCGCCGTATTCGAGGAAACCGACATGGCGCGCTTGCGCGAAAAGTCGCTGGCACTGACCGACTTCTTCATCGAGATGGTCGAGGCGCGGCTGGCGGGGCATGGCCTCTCGCTCGTCACGCCGCGCGACCACGCCCTGCGCGGCAGCCAGGTGGCGCTGACGCACGAGAACGGCTGGCCGATCATGCAGGCGCTGATCGCCTGCGGGGTGGTGGGCGACTTCCGCGCGCCGGACATCCTGCGCTTCGGCTTCACGCCGCTCTATGTCGGCTTCGAGGACGTGTGGGGCGCGATCGCCACGCTCGAGGCGATCATGACGGGCAGCCTGTGGCGCGAGCCGCGCTTCGCGGAGCGCAAGCTCGTCACCTGA
- a CDS encoding RlmE family RNA methyltransferase — protein MKKPGKGGSGARALTTRVKKKSGLKESSRRWLQRHLNDPYVHRSKADGYRSRAAYKLIEIDDKHKLLKPGQKVIDLGAAPGGWLQVAAARVKSREDAPAVVGIDYLEMDAIPATTILQMDFLDDDAPARLMEALGEAPDIVLSDMAAPTTGHRRTDHIRTMHLAEVAADFAVRVLKPGGHFLAKTFQGGTEGGLLDMLKRSFRSVHHVKPPASREESVELYILAKGFEGRAEGEEEEPDGRDASLA, from the coding sequence ATGAAGAAACCGGGCAAGGGCGGCAGCGGCGCGCGTGCGCTGACGACGCGGGTAAAGAAGAAGAGCGGCCTGAAGGAATCGTCGCGCCGCTGGCTGCAGCGCCACCTGAACGACCCTTACGTCCACCGCTCGAAGGCGGACGGCTATCGCTCGCGCGCGGCCTACAAGCTGATCGAGATCGACGACAAGCACAAGCTGCTGAAGCCGGGCCAGAAGGTGATCGACCTCGGCGCCGCGCCCGGCGGCTGGCTCCAGGTCGCGGCGGCGCGGGTCAAGTCGCGCGAGGACGCTCCTGCCGTCGTCGGCATCGACTATCTGGAGATGGACGCGATCCCCGCCACGACGATCCTTCAGATGGATTTCCTCGACGACGACGCGCCGGCGCGGCTGATGGAGGCGCTGGGCGAGGCGCCGGACATCGTGCTGTCCGACATGGCCGCGCCCACCACCGGCCATCGCCGCACCGACCATATCCGCACCATGCATCTGGCCGAGGTGGCGGCCGATTTCGCGGTCAGGGTGCTGAAGCCGGGCGGCCATTTCCTCGCCAAGACCTTCCAGGGCGGCACCGAGGGCGGGCTGCTCGACATGCTCAAGCGCAGCTTCCGCTCCGTCCATCACGTCAAGCCGCCCGCCTCGCGCGAGGAATCGGTCGAGCTCTACATCCTCGCCAAGGGTTTCGAGGGCAGGGCCGAGGGCGAGGAGGAAGAGCCGGACGGCAGGGACGCCTCACTCGCCTGA
- a CDS encoding NAD(P)/FAD-dependent oxidoreductase — MSETGIERVVIVGSGQAGIETAAALRQRGFSGSVTVVGEEPDLPYQRPPLSKEFLKSVEDSSLPLRGEAFYAANGITLMLGAVAERIDRARRELVLTSGERLPYDHLVLATGARNRLPPVQGLDPARVLELRTLAHARALTARLPALRHVAIIGGGFIGLEVAALLRQRDIAVDVLEAADRLMGRVLSPAMSAAFRAFHEEMGTRLRLGTLATDIAPRGEGFALRLSDSSMLDTDAVVVAAGVVPNVELAVEAGLAVDNGVAVDALLLTSDPAISAIGDCASHPNPYGGDGPIRLESVQNAVDQGKCVAARLTGSAQPYDALPWFWSHQGPIKLQIAGLSLGMDETVTRGDPASGKFSVFVYRAGRLIAVESVNSAGDHMVARRLIAAGIPVPKEMAQDPAADLKALMPKAAA, encoded by the coding sequence ATGAGCGAAACGGGCATCGAGCGGGTGGTGATCGTCGGCAGCGGGCAGGCGGGCATCGAGACCGCCGCGGCGCTGCGTCAACGCGGCTTTTCCGGCAGCGTCACCGTCGTCGGCGAGGAGCCGGACCTGCCCTACCAGCGGCCGCCGCTGTCGAAGGAGTTCCTGAAAAGCGTCGAGGATTCCTCGCTGCCGCTGCGCGGCGAGGCGTTCTACGCCGCCAACGGCATAACGCTCATGCTCGGCGCGGTGGCCGAGCGCATCGACCGCGCGCGGCGCGAGCTGGTGCTGACGAGCGGCGAGCGGCTGCCTTACGACCATCTCGTTCTGGCCACCGGCGCGCGCAACCGGCTGCCACCGGTGCAGGGGCTGGACCCGGCGCGGGTGCTGGAGCTGCGCACGCTGGCGCATGCGCGGGCACTGACGGCGCGGCTGCCGGCGCTGCGCCACGTCGCCATCATCGGCGGCGGCTTCATCGGGCTCGAGGTCGCGGCGCTCCTGCGCCAGCGCGACATCGCGGTCGACGTGCTGGAGGCAGCGGACCGGCTGATGGGCCGCGTTCTGTCACCGGCGATGAGCGCGGCGTTCCGCGCCTTCCACGAGGAGATGGGAACGCGCCTGCGCCTCGGCACGCTTGCGACGGACATCGCCCCGCGCGGCGAAGGTTTTGCGCTGCGCCTCTCCGACAGCTCGATGCTCGACACCGACGCGGTCGTGGTCGCGGCCGGCGTGGTGCCGAATGTCGAGCTGGCGGTCGAGGCCGGCCTTGCCGTCGACAACGGCGTCGCGGTCGACGCCCTGCTCCTGACCTCCGACCCGGCCATCTCGGCCATCGGCGACTGCGCCTCGCATCCCAACCCCTATGGCGGCGACGGGCCGATCCGGCTGGAATCGGTGCAGAACGCGGTCGACCAGGGCAAGTGCGTCGCGGCGCGGCTGACGGGCAGCGCGCAGCCCTACGACGCGCTGCCGTGGTTCTGGTCGCATCAGGGGCCGATCAAGCTCCAGATCGCCGGCCTGTCGCTCGGCATGGACGAGACGGTGACACGCGGCGACCCGGCGAGCGGCAAGTTCTCGGTCTTCGTCTACCGCGCGGGGCGGCTGATCGCGGTCGAGAGCGTCAACAGCGCCGGCGACCACATGGTGGCGCGCCGGCTGATCGCCGCCGGTATTCCGGTGCCGAAGGAGATGGCGCAGGACCCCGCCGCCGACCTCAAGGCGCTGATGCCGAAGGCGGCTGCCTGA
- a CDS encoding MFS transporter, whose amino-acid sequence MNRTVPLVLAVALFMEHMDSTVISTSLPAIADDIGTSPITLKLALTAYYVALAIFIPVSGWAADRFGAKRVFRAAILVFVAGSVACAASGSLTEFVGARFIQGMGGAMMTPVARLVLVRSTPRSALVSAMAWLSIPALIGPLVGPPVGGFITTYFSWHWIFIINVPIGLIGVAVAGRVLPDMPPVPVGRIDRIGFVLAAIASAGIVFGLSVVSLPALPPAVGFATLLAGAAAAFAYVRHARRAASPILDLRLLANPVPRIAIASGSLFRIGLGAVPFLLPLLFQLGFGLTPFASGLLTFTSAIGSIALKFFASTALRLMGFRTVLIATSLSGAALMAANAFFTPTTAHWIIITVLVAAGFSRSLYFTANNALVFAEIDDRQASQATAIAAVAQQVSIALGVAVAGIFLEAHHLLTGEETGLSAFFTAFLGVAALTACAVFPILGLAPEAGRAVSGHGAGKPPPGEGPHSGE is encoded by the coding sequence TTGAATCGCACCGTTCCCCTCGTCCTGGCCGTCGCCCTGTTCATGGAGCACATGGACTCGACGGTCATTTCGACCTCGCTGCCGGCCATCGCCGACGACATCGGCACCAGCCCGATCACGCTCAAGCTGGCGCTGACGGCCTATTACGTCGCGCTCGCCATCTTCATCCCGGTCTCGGGCTGGGCGGCCGACCGCTTCGGGGCGAAGCGCGTCTTCCGCGCCGCCATCCTCGTCTTCGTCGCCGGCTCCGTCGCCTGCGCCGCCTCCGGCTCGCTGACGGAATTCGTCGGCGCGCGCTTCATCCAGGGCATGGGCGGGGCGATGATGACGCCGGTGGCGCGGCTGGTGCTGGTGCGCTCGACGCCGCGTAGCGCGCTGGTCTCGGCCATGGCGTGGCTGTCCATTCCGGCGCTGATCGGGCCGCTGGTCGGCCCGCCTGTCGGCGGCTTCATCACCACCTATTTCTCCTGGCACTGGATCTTCATCATCAACGTGCCGATCGGCCTGATCGGCGTCGCCGTCGCCGGCCGCGTGCTGCCCGACATGCCGCCGGTGCCCGTCGGGCGGATCGACCGGATCGGCTTCGTGCTCGCGGCCATCGCCTCGGCCGGCATCGTCTTCGGGCTCTCGGTCGTCAGCCTGCCGGCGCTGCCGCCGGCAGTAGGCTTCGCGACGCTGCTGGCCGGCGCTGCCGCCGCCTTCGCCTATGTCCGCCATGCGCGCCGGGCGGCAAGTCCCATCCTCGATTTGCGGCTGCTCGCCAACCCGGTGCCGCGCATCGCCATCGCCTCGGGCTCGCTGTTCCGCATCGGCCTCGGCGCGGTGCCGTTCCTGCTGCCGCTGCTGTTCCAGCTCGGCTTCGGGCTGACGCCGTTCGCCTCGGGCCTGCTGACCTTCACCAGCGCCATCGGCTCCATCGCGCTGAAGTTCTTCGCCTCGACAGCGCTGCGGCTGATGGGGTTCCGCACCGTGCTGATCGCGACCTCGCTCAGCGGCGCGGCGCTGATGGCGGCCAACGCCTTCTTCACGCCGACGACCGCGCACTGGATCATCATCACCGTGCTGGTCGCGGCCGGCTTTTCCCGCTCGCTCTATTTCACCGCCAACAACGCGCTGGTCTTCGCCGAGATCGACGACCGGCAGGCGAGCCAGGCGACCGCGATCGCCGCCGTGGCGCAGCAGGTCTCCATCGCGCTCGGCGTCGCGGTCGCCGGCATCTTCCTCGAGGCGCACCATCTTCTCACCGGCGAGGAGACCGGGCTGTCGGCGTTCTTCACCGCCTTCCTCGGCGTCGCGGCGCTGACCGCCTGCGCGGTGTTCCCGATCCTCGGGCTGGCCCCGGAGGCCGGCCGTGCCGTCTCCGGCCATGGCGCCGGGAAGCCGCCGCCGGGCGAAGGGCCTCACTCAGGCGAGTGA
- a CDS encoding aromatic amino acid transaminase, translated as MFETLKPAAPDGILALMSLYRDDPRAGKIDLGVGVYRDETGATPVMRAVREAERRLHETQASKTYLGLAGDTAFNALMIGLVLGEDADRTRLRAAQTPGGTGALRQLADLVRLARPDATVWTPDPTWPNHLPILRAAGLKIASFPYYDPAEGITFDAAVAALNNAVSGDVVLLHGCCHNPTGADLSLDQWAAIADLTVKRGLVPFVDIAYQGFGQGLDEDAAGVRLLAARVPEMLVAASCSKNFSVYRDRVGAAILLGRNAAEADAAYSQLLGVGRGIWSMPPDHAAACVRIVLEDEALRADWQAELDAVRTRMLALRQGFAEALRRASNSDRFDFIAGQRGMFSRLGLTPDEVTRLRDEHGVYIVGDSRFNVAGLPGDRLDDLAARIVAVLP; from the coding sequence ATGTTCGAGACGCTGAAGCCCGCCGCACCTGACGGCATCCTCGCCTTGATGTCGCTCTATCGCGACGATCCGCGCGCCGGAAAGATCGACCTCGGCGTCGGCGTCTATCGCGACGAGACCGGCGCGACGCCGGTGATGCGCGCCGTGCGCGAGGCCGAGCGCCGCCTGCACGAGACTCAGGCGAGCAAGACCTATCTCGGCCTTGCCGGCGACACCGCCTTCAACGCGCTGATGATCGGGCTCGTCCTCGGCGAGGATGCCGACCGCACCCGCCTGCGCGCGGCGCAGACCCCGGGCGGCACCGGCGCGCTGCGCCAGCTCGCCGACCTCGTCAGGCTGGCGCGGCCCGACGCCACGGTCTGGACGCCCGACCCGACATGGCCGAACCACCTGCCGATCCTGCGCGCGGCCGGGCTGAAGATCGCTTCCTTCCCTTATTACGACCCGGCCGAGGGCATCACCTTCGACGCCGCCGTCGCCGCGCTGAACAACGCGGTCAGCGGCGACGTGGTGCTGCTGCACGGCTGCTGCCACAACCCGACCGGCGCGGACCTTTCTCTCGACCAGTGGGCCGCGATCGCCGACCTTACTGTCAAGCGCGGGCTCGTCCCCTTCGTCGACATCGCCTATCAGGGCTTCGGCCAGGGGCTGGACGAGGACGCGGCCGGCGTGCGGCTTCTGGCGGCACGGGTGCCGGAGATGCTGGTGGCGGCGAGCTGCTCCAAGAACTTCTCCGTCTATCGCGACCGCGTCGGCGCGGCGATCCTGCTGGGGCGCAACGCGGCGGAGGCCGACGCCGCCTACAGCCAGCTTCTCGGCGTCGGGCGCGGCATCTGGTCGATGCCGCCCGACCACGCCGCCGCCTGCGTGCGCATCGTGCTGGAGGACGAAGCCTTGCGCGCCGACTGGCAGGCCGAGCTCGACGCGGTGCGCACCCGCATGCTGGCGCTCAGGCAGGGCTTCGCCGAGGCGCTGCGCCGGGCGTCGAACTCCGACCGCTTCGATTTCATCGCCGGCCAGCGCGGCATGTTCTCGCGCCTCGGCCTGACGCCGGACGAGGTGACGCGCCTGCGCGACGAGCACGGCGTCTATATCGTCGGCGACAGCCGCTTCAACGTCGCCGGCCTGCCCGGCGACCGGCTGGACGATCTGGCCGCAAGGATCGTCGCGGTGCTGCCGTGA
- a CDS encoding NADP-dependent oxidoreductase, whose amino-acid sequence MSRAVNRRIVLASRPVGAPAPENFRLEETAVPQPGEGEVLVRNLYLSLDPYMRGRMSDGPSYATPIAIDAVMGGGTVGRVVESRNAAFKEGDLVLAFGNWQDYALSDGADLMALPSGLARPSWALSVLGMPGFTAWYGLLKIGEPKEGETVVVAAASGAVGSVVGQIAKLKGCRVVGIAGGAEKCRFVVDELGFDACLDRRDPDLAKKLKEAVPAGIDVYFENVGGAVFNAVLPLINVHARIPLCGLIAAYNATALPEGPDRMPVLQRSLLVKRAKMQGFIISDHYATDYAEFARDMGAWVAAGKVKIREDMIDGLENAPKAFAGLLEGENFGKLVVRIAQE is encoded by the coding sequence ATGAGCAGAGCCGTCAACCGCCGCATCGTCCTCGCCTCGCGCCCGGTCGGCGCGCCCGCGCCGGAGAATTTCCGCCTGGAGGAGACGGCGGTGCCGCAGCCGGGCGAGGGCGAGGTGCTGGTGCGCAACCTCTATCTTTCGCTCGACCCCTATATGCGCGGGCGGATGAGCGACGGCCCGTCCTACGCGACGCCGATCGCCATCGACGCGGTGATGGGCGGCGGCACGGTCGGCCGCGTCGTCGAATCGCGCAACGCCGCGTTCAAGGAAGGCGATCTCGTGCTCGCCTTCGGCAACTGGCAGGATTACGCGCTCTCGGACGGCGCGGACCTGATGGCGCTGCCGTCCGGCCTGGCGCGGCCGTCATGGGCGCTCAGCGTCCTCGGCATGCCCGGCTTCACCGCCTGGTACGGGCTTCTGAAGATCGGCGAGCCGAAGGAGGGCGAGACCGTCGTGGTCGCCGCTGCCAGCGGCGCGGTCGGCTCGGTCGTCGGCCAGATCGCGAAGCTGAAAGGCTGCCGCGTGGTCGGCATCGCCGGCGGCGCGGAAAAGTGCCGCTTCGTCGTCGACGAGCTCGGCTTCGACGCCTGCCTCGACCGCCGCGATCCCGATCTCGCGAAGAAGCTGAAGGAAGCGGTGCCGGCCGGCATCGACGTCTATTTCGAGAATGTCGGCGGGGCGGTGTTCAACGCCGTGCTGCCGCTGATCAACGTCCACGCCCGCATTCCGCTGTGCGGGCTGATCGCCGCCTACAACGCGACGGCCCTGCCGGAAGGGCCGGACCGGATGCCGGTCCTCCAGCGCTCGCTTCTCGTCAAGCGGGCGAAGATGCAGGGCTTCATCATCTCCGACCACTACGCCACGGACTATGCCGAGTTCGCCCGCGACATGGGCGCGTGGGTGGCTGCGGGCAAGGTGAAGATCCGCGAGGACATGATCGACGGCCTCGAGAATGCGCCGAAAGCCTTTGCCGGCCTGCTCGAGGGCGAGAATTTCGGCAAGCTCGTGGTGCGCATCGCGCAGGAATAG
- a CDS encoding Ppx/GppA phosphatase family protein, with product MKDPERGADAPGGGAAGGGEGERPAAQKAHGAPDPDRGGRPACSGRHPRHAKGAPDRPPGGESHAQQQPRKRRKRRRGRKVFARDGAAGPAAQPQPAANAPAAPTAAGAAGQQRQHQRPLNGQAVPGTGEAAAAPQRQHQRQPNGHAAPPAAPGAGAAGFAQRQAPLPVYAALDLGTNNCRLLVAVPGRPGQFRVIDAFSRIVRLGEGLSSTGRLGQPAMDRAVEALKVCADKLGNRKVRKARLIATEACRAADNGAEFLARVEEEAGLKLEIIDRKTEARLAVSGCGPLVERGTDAVVLFDIGGGSSEIALIDVSRHRTPRLANHIVSWTSLPVGVVSLAERFGGREVTESVFEAMVGEVARLLDRFEGRGRLAHLASGARFHLLGTSGTVTTLAGVHLGLERYDRRRVDGLWLDNDNVDAMIARLLSWDFEARVANPCIGADRADLVLAGCAILEAIRRCWPSERLRVADRGLREGMLSELMADDGVWRRNRQEGRQGGHGGAVSR from the coding sequence GTGAAAGACCCCGAACGCGGCGCGGATGCGCCAGGGGGCGGGGCGGCCGGCGGCGGAGAGGGCGAACGCCCTGCCGCGCAGAAGGCGCACGGCGCGCCCGACCCCGACAGGGGCGGGCGGCCCGCGTGCTCCGGTCGCCATCCCCGCCATGCCAAGGGCGCGCCGGACAGGCCGCCGGGCGGCGAATCGCACGCACAGCAGCAACCGAGGAAGCGGCGCAAGCGCCGGCGCGGCCGCAAGGTGTTCGCGCGTGACGGCGCGGCCGGGCCGGCGGCGCAGCCGCAGCCGGCGGCGAACGCGCCGGCCGCACCGACAGCAGCTGGCGCGGCAGGGCAGCAGCGCCAGCACCAGCGGCCGCTCAATGGACAGGCGGTGCCGGGAACCGGCGAGGCCGCCGCCGCTCCGCAGCGCCAGCATCAGCGACAGCCCAACGGGCATGCCGCACCCCCGGCCGCGCCGGGGGCGGGCGCTGCCGGTTTCGCCCAGCGGCAGGCGCCGTTGCCGGTCTATGCCGCGCTCGACCTCGGCACCAACAATTGCCGGCTGCTCGTCGCCGTTCCCGGCCGGCCCGGGCAGTTCCGCGTCATCGACGCCTTCTCGCGCATCGTGCGGCTGGGCGAGGGGCTATCCTCGACCGGCCGGCTCGGCCAGCCGGCGATGGACCGGGCCGTCGAGGCGCTGAAGGTCTGCGCCGACAAGCTCGGCAACCGCAAGGTGCGCAAGGCGCGCCTCATCGCCACCGAGGCCTGCCGCGCCGCCGACAACGGGGCCGAGTTCCTCGCCCGGGTCGAGGAGGAGGCGGGCCTGAAGCTGGAGATCATCGACCGCAAGACCGAGGCGCGGCTCGCCGTGTCCGGCTGCGGCCCGCTGGTCGAGCGCGGCACCGACGCCGTCGTGCTGTTCGACATCGGCGGCGGCTCGTCGGAGATCGCGCTGATCGACGTGTCGCGTCACCGCACGCCGCGCCTCGCCAACCACATCGTCTCGTGGACCTCGCTGCCGGTCGGCGTCGTCTCGCTGGCCGAGCGGTTCGGCGGCCGCGAGGTGACGGAAAGCGTGTTCGAGGCGATGGTGGGCGAGGTGGCGCGGCTTCTCGACCGCTTCGAGGGGCGCGGCCGGCTCGCCCATCTCGCCTCCGGTGCGCGCTTCCACCTGCTCGGCACCTCGGGAACGGTGACGACGCTGGCCGGCGTCCATCTCGGGCTCGAGCGCTACGACCGCCGCCGCGTCGACGGCCTGTGGCTGGACAACGACAATGTCGACGCCATGATCGCGCGGCTCTTGTCGTGGGATTTCGAGGCGCGCGTCGCCAATCCCTGCATCGGCGCCGACCGCGCCGACCTCGTGCTGGCCGGCTGCGCCATCCTGGAGGCGATCCGCCGCTGCTGGCCGAGCGAGCGCCTGCGCGTCGCCGACCGCGGCCTGCGCGAGGGCATGCTGTCGGAACTGATGGCCGATGACGGCGTGTGGCGGCGAAACCGCCAAGAGGGGCGCCAAGGGGGGCACGGAGGGGCGGTGTCGCGATGA
- a CDS encoding MBL fold metallo-hydrolase has protein sequence MMTIAADRRSVLTMGLAAGAALATPQLMMRAAQAKAPSSQVGNPGFNRFRLGAFEITAINDGTRPGDGIHTIFGVDRDEAEVSALLEENFLPADRFVNSFTPALVNTGSDLVLFDTGLGAGAREGGLGQLRARLEASGYTPGDVTIVVLTHFHGDHIGGLMEGGEPAFPNARYVTGQAEYDFWTADERQSGPTENAARGVQANVVPLAEKTTFIGDGDAVIPGVTGMLAAGHTPGHMIFHLESEGRRLLLTADTSNHYVASLRRPDWHVSFDMDKEAGAATSTRVFDMVAAERIPFLGYHMPFPAVGFIEKLDVGYRFVPASYQFLL, from the coding sequence ATGATGACGATTGCAGCAGATCGCCGTTCCGTCCTGACGATGGGGCTTGCCGCGGGCGCGGCGCTCGCAACGCCGCAGCTCATGATGCGGGCCGCGCAGGCCAAGGCGCCGTCGTCGCAGGTGGGCAATCCCGGCTTCAACCGGTTCCGGCTCGGCGCATTCGAGATCACCGCCATCAATGACGGGACGCGGCCGGGCGACGGCATCCACACGATCTTCGGCGTCGACCGCGACGAGGCCGAGGTCTCGGCCCTGCTGGAGGAGAACTTCCTGCCGGCCGACCGCTTCGTCAATTCGTTCACGCCGGCGCTGGTCAACACCGGCTCCGACCTCGTCCTGTTCGACACCGGCCTCGGGGCCGGCGCGCGCGAGGGCGGCCTCGGCCAGCTGCGGGCGCGGCTGGAAGCCTCGGGCTATACGCCGGGCGACGTCACGATCGTCGTCCTCACCCATTTCCACGGCGACCATATCGGCGGGCTGATGGAGGGCGGCGAGCCGGCCTTTCCCAATGCGCGCTACGTTACCGGGCAGGCCGAATACGACTTCTGGACGGCGGACGAGCGCCAGTCGGGGCCGACCGAGAACGCGGCGCGCGGCGTCCAGGCCAATGTCGTGCCGCTGGCCGAGAAGACGACCTTCATCGGCGACGGCGACGCGGTCATTCCGGGCGTCACCGGCATGCTGGCGGCCGGCCACACACCGGGCCATATGATCTTCCATCTCGAATCGGAGGGCCGCCGGCTGCTGCTCACCGCCGACACGTCGAACCACTATGTCGCCTCGCTGCGCCGGCCGGACTGGCATGTCAGCTTCGACATGGACAAGGAGGCAGGGGCCGCGACGAGCACCCGTGTCTTCGACATGGTGGCGGCCGAGCGCATCCCGTTCCTCGGCTATCACATGCCGTTCCCGGCCGTCGGCTTCATCGAGAAGCTGGATGTCGGCTACCGCTTCGTGCCGGCGAGCTACCAGTTCCTGCTCTAG